The following proteins are co-located in the Fructilactobacillus carniphilus genome:
- a CDS encoding YitT family protein: protein MDDVHKVIRRHQIITKLSTAFIYATLVSIAMNFFWTPGHIYSSGITGFAQLLNTVSQRYMPFTLSTALALLLLNVPLLLLAWKQIGHQFAIFTFISVLLASFMIKILHPLTLTSDPLICALFGGAVNGFGTGLALKNQISTGGLDILGIVIQRKTGRSIGNINILFNSIIIISAGFMYGWPYAFYSAIGLFVNAKVMDLTYTRQQRMEVMIVTDFPKTVVDSVQNHLRRGITIVHNAEGAYHHDKKAILFTVISRYEKNELDEALQEADPNAFAVALDVDEVFGHFYETKPK from the coding sequence ATGGACGATGTTCACAAGGTCATTCGCCGGCACCAAATTATTACGAAACTATCAACCGCATTTATCTATGCGACGTTAGTTTCAATTGCCATGAATTTTTTCTGGACGCCTGGACATATTTATTCGTCTGGAATTACCGGATTCGCACAGTTATTAAACACCGTTTCCCAACGGTACATGCCGTTTACGTTATCAACGGCGCTGGCATTGCTGTTACTAAACGTGCCGCTACTACTATTAGCATGGAAACAAATTGGTCATCAGTTTGCGATTTTTACGTTTATTTCGGTCCTATTAGCCAGTTTTATGATTAAGATTTTACACCCGTTAACGTTAACATCCGATCCGTTAATCTGTGCGCTCTTTGGGGGGGCTGTGAATGGTTTTGGAACGGGGCTTGCGTTAAAGAATCAGATTTCAACGGGAGGGTTAGACATCCTGGGAATCGTGATTCAACGAAAAACGGGGCGTTCAATTGGAAACATTAACATTCTCTTTAATTCAATTATCATCATTTCAGCTGGATTTATGTACGGGTGGCCGTATGCGTTTTACTCTGCAATTGGGTTGTTTGTGAATGCGAAGGTCATGGATTTAACCTATACTAGACAACAACGGATGGAAGTCATGATTGTGACGGACTTTCCTAAAACGGTTGTTGATAGTGTGCAAAATCACCTCCGGCGCGGAATTACCATCGTGCACAACGCGGAAGGGGCCTATCATCATGATAAGAAAGCAATTCTCTTTACGGTTATTTCCCGGTACGAGAAAAATGAATTAGATGAAGCCCTGCAGGAAGCTGATCCTAATGCTTTTGCGGTGGCGTTGGATGTAGATGAAGTGTTTGGTCATTTCTACGAGACCAAGCCGAAATAA